The following proteins are co-located in the Pectinophora gossypiella chromosome 7, ilPecGoss1.1, whole genome shotgun sequence genome:
- the LOC126368550 gene encoding solute carrier family 52, riboflavin transporter, member 3-A isoform X1 → MTLSDEVTRLNEERERAPCLGGGDEGEQCGDTMWGAPRRLALDALLAGWGLGTWLGVNGLYVQLPLLVERLPEGWALPASMALAVQLANVGLLLYALLRRLLPRVSDSPYIYALLAVGTLALVINAFVYTHTTHMFGADRSLAFLVLTFCAALVGCTSSVLFYPYLRHFRDVYLATYLVGEGLSGFVPSLLALAQGVGGDPECVVGEDGVLWAVQPPPRFGSGVFLLLLGALSATSLASFAAVDRSHAFASERVAPAAAAKDEEATAPRAQLLGGRWVAVLALMVALNALANGVLPSVQSYSCMPYGAQAYHLAAALGAMANPAACLAGVWLRPASPRALAALLLALLPSLGYILATALLSPAPPLRDQTVGVIVIVLCWVWTVGAVSYARMWVYGWARSGGARGMRACGVATQLGSAAGSLLLFALVNYTGLFTQPDQCPALTTNFTKQNAM, encoded by the exons ATGACCCTATCAGACGAGGTTACTAG GTTGAACGAGGAGCGGGAGCGCGCTCCGTGCCTGGGCGGCGGCGACGAGGGCGAGCAGTGCGGCGACACCATGTGGGGCGCACCGCGGCGGCTGGCGCTGGACGCGCTGCTGGCGGGCTGGGGGCTGGGCACGTGGCTGGGGGTCAACGGGCTGTACGTGCAGCTGCCGCTGCTGGTGGAGCGCCTGCCCGAGGGCTGGGCGCTGCCCGCGTCCATGGCGCTGGCGGTGCAGCTGGCCAACGTAGGGCTGCTGCTGTACGCGCTGCTGCGGCGCCTGCTGCCGCGCGTGTCCGACTCGCCCTACATCTACGCGCTGCTGGCGGTGGGCACGCTGGCGCTCGTCATCAACGCCTTCGTGTACACGCACACCACGCATATGTTCGGCGCCGACCGCTCGCTCGCCTTTCTTGTGCTAACATTCTGCGCAGCGCTCGTCGGCTGCACCAGCTCGGTGCTGTTCTACCCGTACCTGCGCCACTTCCGCGACGTGTACCTCGCCACGTACCTCGTCGGGGAGGGGCTCAGCGGGTTCGTGCCCAGCCTGTTGGCGCTTGCGCAGGGTGTGGGCGGCGACCCGGAGTGCGTGGTGGGCGAGGACGGAGTGCTTTGGGCCGTGCAGCCTCCGCCGCGGTTCGGGTCTGGCGTGTTCCTGCTGCTGCTGGGCGCGCTGTCGGCCACCAGCCTCGCCAGCTTCGCGGCCGTGGACCGCAGCCACGCCTTCGCGTCGGAGCGCGTGGCGCCGGCCGCCGCGGCCAAGGACGAGGAGGCCACGGCGCCGCGCGCCCAGCTGCTGGGCGGCCGCTGGGTGGCCGTGCTGGCGCTCATGGTTGCGCTCAACGCGCTGGCCAACGGCGTGCTGCCGTCCGTGCAGTCGTACTCGTGCATGCCGTACGGGGCGCAGGCCTACCACCTGGCGGCGGCGCTGGGCGCCATGGCCAACCCGGCCGCGTGCCTGGCGGGCGTGTGGCTGCGGCCGGCGTCGCCGCGGGCGCTGGCGGCGCTGCTGCTGGCGTTGCTGCCGTCGCTCGGGTACATCCTGGCTACGGCGCTGCTCAGCCCGGCGCCGCCGCTGCGAGACCAGACCGTAGGAGTCATTGTTATT GTGTTGTGCTGGGTGTGGACGGTGGGCGCGGTGTCGTACGCCCGCATGTGGGTGTACGGCTGGGCGCGCAGCGGGGGCGCCCGCGGCATGAGGGCGTGCGGCGTGGCCACGCAGCTGGGGTCGGCCGCGGGCTCGCTGCTGCTATTCGCGCTCGTCAACTACACGGGACTCTTCACGCAGCCCGACCAGTGCCCCGCACTGACGACGAACTTTACAAAGCAAAATGCAATGTAA
- the LOC126368554 gene encoding neuronal acetylcholine receptor subunit alpha-5-like isoform X1 has product MARALGVSALALLVCGYGVGEASCACANTSSAAALDLLLGEYDRAAPPAPLVRVRLALDVRHAAVDDAHAAMRLLADFHMSWQDSRITWNASEWGCEWALTSVERLWRPDVALVNAAAARAPVEPLRARVTSAGAVSWVDRLDVAIPISMDLGDWPRDIQTGVFKFASREHTADEIDITIDLDDVQYATVFESGAWEIVTLGGAALASQATEAGARRVATWSLALRRRAPALAAGVHVAAAAALLLLLAAAIMPPDVRVPVAAAAAFTLAIWLEGAVWQVGGGSCPRAVHLLGALCGVSGAGAAAAALVARVARLAAPPPARLRPLLLAASRLAVLSPPPEVSLGSEGECGTWVAAARLLDAALLAVLALALLVILCLYL; this is encoded by the exons ATGGCGCGCGCTCTCGGTGTGTCGGCGCTGGCGCTGCTGGTCTGCGGATATG GTGTGGGTGAAGCGTCGTGCGCATGCGCGAACACGTCCTCAGCCGCGGCGCTGGACTTGCTGCTGGGCGAGTAcgaccgcgccgcgccgcccgcgcctcTGGTGCGCGTGCGGCTGGCGCTCGACGTGCGCCACGCCGCCGTCGACGACGCACACGCCGCCATGCGGCTGCTTGCTGACTTCCATATG AGCTGGCAAGACAGCCGCATAACATGGAACGCTTCAGAGTGGGGCTGCGAGTGGGCGCTGACGTCGGTGGAGCGGCTGTGGCGGCCGGACGTGGCGCTGGTgaacgcggcggcggcgcgggcgccggtGGAGCCCCTGCGGGCGCGGGTCACCAGCGCCGGCGCCGTCAGCTGGGTGGACAGACTCGACGTCGCCATCCCCATTTCCATGGACCTCGGCGACTGGCCCAGAGATATACAGACCGGCGTCTTCAAATTCGCCTCCCGCGAGCACACCGCTGATGAAATTGACATCACTATCGACCTGGATGATGTACAG TACGCGACAGTGTTCGAGTCGGGCGCGTGGGAGATAGTGACGCTGGGtggcgcggcgctggcgtcgcaAGCCACGGAggcgggcgcgcggcgcgtaGCCACTTGGTCGTTGGCGCTGCGGCGGCGGGCGCCGGCGCTGGCTGCGGGCGTGCACGTGGCTGCCGCCGCtgcgctgctgctgctgctggcaGCCGCCATCATGCCACCGGATGTCCGCGTGCCTgtcgccgctgccgccgccttCACCCTCGCTATATG GCTGGAGGGCGCTGTGTGGCAGGTGGGCGGCGGGTCGTGCCCGCGCGCTGTGCACCTGCTGGGCGCGCTGTGCGGCGTGAGCGGTGCGggcgcagcggcggcggcgctggtGGCGCGGGTGGCGAGGCTGGCTGCGCCACCGCCCGCGCGGCTGCGCCCTCTGCTGCTGGCGGCCAGCAGGCTGGCCGTGCTGTCGCCGCCGCCTGAGGTCAGTCTG GGTTCGGAGGGCGAGTGCGGCACGTGggtggcggcggcgcggctgcTGGACGCCGCGCTGCTGGCGGTGCTGGCGCTGGCGCTGCTCGTCATACTGTGCCTCTACCTGTAG
- the LOC126368299 gene encoding reticulon-3-B isoform X6, translating to MADSGPSLCSVLNPLESLIYWRNAARSGGALGAGLALLVALACCSVVSVLAYVSLLALSAAVAFRVYKNVLQAVQKTNEGHPFKWLLEQDLALPADRAQALAAAATAHLNAGVAELRRLFLVEDLVDSLKFGVLLWCLTYVGACFNGITLIILGWIALFTLPKAYEMNKAQVDANLELARAKINEITAKVRAAVPLGRKSESEKDK from the exons TGGAGTCTCTGATCTACTGGCGGAACGCGGCGCGGTCGGGCGGCGCGCTGGGCGCGGGGCTGGCGCTGCTGGTGGCGCTGGCGTGCTGCTCCGTGGTGTCGGTGCTGGCCTACGTGTCGCTGCTGGCGCTGTCCGCCGCCGTCGCCTTCCGCGTCTACAAGAACGTGCTGCAGGCCGTGCAGAAGACCAACGAGGGACATCCCTTCAA GTGGCTGCTGGAGCAGGATCTGGCGCTGCCGGCGGACCGCGCGCAGGCGCTGGCGGCGGCCGCCACGGCGCACCTCAACGCCGGCGTGGCCGAGCTGCGCAG GCTATTCCTGGTTGAAGACCTGGTGGACTCGCTGAAGTTCGGAGTGCTCCTGTGGTGCCTCACGTACGTCGGCGCCTGCTTCAACGGGATCACGCTTATTATTCTCG GGTGGATAGCGCTGTTCACTCTGCCGAAGGCGTACGAGATGAACAAGGCGCAGGTGGACGCCAACCTGGAGCTGGCGCGGGCCAAGATCAACGAAATCACCGCCAA GGTGCGAGCAGCAGTGCCGCTGGGCAGGAAGTCTGAGAGTGAGAAGGACAAGTAG
- the LOC126368550 gene encoding solute carrier family 52, riboflavin transporter, member 3-A isoform X2: MLNEERERAPCLGGGDEGEQCGDTMWGAPRRLALDALLAGWGLGTWLGVNGLYVQLPLLVERLPEGWALPASMALAVQLANVGLLLYALLRRLLPRVSDSPYIYALLAVGTLALVINAFVYTHTTHMFGADRSLAFLVLTFCAALVGCTSSVLFYPYLRHFRDVYLATYLVGEGLSGFVPSLLALAQGVGGDPECVVGEDGVLWAVQPPPRFGSGVFLLLLGALSATSLASFAAVDRSHAFASERVAPAAAAKDEEATAPRAQLLGGRWVAVLALMVALNALANGVLPSVQSYSCMPYGAQAYHLAAALGAMANPAACLAGVWLRPASPRALAALLLALLPSLGYILATALLSPAPPLRDQTVGVIVIVLCWVWTVGAVSYARMWVYGWARSGGARGMRACGVATQLGSAAGSLLLFALVNYTGLFTQPDQCPALTTNFTKQNAM; this comes from the exons AT GTTGAACGAGGAGCGGGAGCGCGCTCCGTGCCTGGGCGGCGGCGACGAGGGCGAGCAGTGCGGCGACACCATGTGGGGCGCACCGCGGCGGCTGGCGCTGGACGCGCTGCTGGCGGGCTGGGGGCTGGGCACGTGGCTGGGGGTCAACGGGCTGTACGTGCAGCTGCCGCTGCTGGTGGAGCGCCTGCCCGAGGGCTGGGCGCTGCCCGCGTCCATGGCGCTGGCGGTGCAGCTGGCCAACGTAGGGCTGCTGCTGTACGCGCTGCTGCGGCGCCTGCTGCCGCGCGTGTCCGACTCGCCCTACATCTACGCGCTGCTGGCGGTGGGCACGCTGGCGCTCGTCATCAACGCCTTCGTGTACACGCACACCACGCATATGTTCGGCGCCGACCGCTCGCTCGCCTTTCTTGTGCTAACATTCTGCGCAGCGCTCGTCGGCTGCACCAGCTCGGTGCTGTTCTACCCGTACCTGCGCCACTTCCGCGACGTGTACCTCGCCACGTACCTCGTCGGGGAGGGGCTCAGCGGGTTCGTGCCCAGCCTGTTGGCGCTTGCGCAGGGTGTGGGCGGCGACCCGGAGTGCGTGGTGGGCGAGGACGGAGTGCTTTGGGCCGTGCAGCCTCCGCCGCGGTTCGGGTCTGGCGTGTTCCTGCTGCTGCTGGGCGCGCTGTCGGCCACCAGCCTCGCCAGCTTCGCGGCCGTGGACCGCAGCCACGCCTTCGCGTCGGAGCGCGTGGCGCCGGCCGCCGCGGCCAAGGACGAGGAGGCCACGGCGCCGCGCGCCCAGCTGCTGGGCGGCCGCTGGGTGGCCGTGCTGGCGCTCATGGTTGCGCTCAACGCGCTGGCCAACGGCGTGCTGCCGTCCGTGCAGTCGTACTCGTGCATGCCGTACGGGGCGCAGGCCTACCACCTGGCGGCGGCGCTGGGCGCCATGGCCAACCCGGCCGCGTGCCTGGCGGGCGTGTGGCTGCGGCCGGCGTCGCCGCGGGCGCTGGCGGCGCTGCTGCTGGCGTTGCTGCCGTCGCTCGGGTACATCCTGGCTACGGCGCTGCTCAGCCCGGCGCCGCCGCTGCGAGACCAGACCGTAGGAGTCATTGTTATT GTGTTGTGCTGGGTGTGGACGGTGGGCGCGGTGTCGTACGCCCGCATGTGGGTGTACGGCTGGGCGCGCAGCGGGGGCGCCCGCGGCATGAGGGCGTGCGGCGTGGCCACGCAGCTGGGGTCGGCCGCGGGCTCGCTGCTGCTATTCGCGCTCGTCAACTACACGGGACTCTTCACGCAGCCCGACCAGTGCCCCGCACTGACGACGAACTTTACAAAGCAAAATGCAATGTAA
- the LOC126368554 gene encoding neuronal acetylcholine receptor subunit alpha-5-like isoform X2: protein MARALGVSALALLVCGYGVGEASCACANTSSAAALDLLLGEYDRAAPPAPLVRVRLALDVRHAAVDDAHAAMRLLADFHMSWQDSRITWNASEWGCEWALTSVERLWRPDVALVNAAAARAPVEPLRARVTSAGAVSWVDRLDVAIPISMDLGDWPRDIQTGVFKFASREHTADEIDITIDLDDVQYATVFESGAWEIVTLGGAALASQATEAGARRVATWSLALRRRAPALAAGVHVAAAAALLLLLAAAIMPPDVRVPVAAAAAFTLAIWLEGAVWQVGGGSCPRAVHLLGALCGVSGAGAAAAALVARVARLAAPPPARLRPLLLAASRLAVLSPPPEGSEGECGTWVAAARLLDAALLAVLALALLVILCLYL, encoded by the exons ATGGCGCGCGCTCTCGGTGTGTCGGCGCTGGCGCTGCTGGTCTGCGGATATG GTGTGGGTGAAGCGTCGTGCGCATGCGCGAACACGTCCTCAGCCGCGGCGCTGGACTTGCTGCTGGGCGAGTAcgaccgcgccgcgccgcccgcgcctcTGGTGCGCGTGCGGCTGGCGCTCGACGTGCGCCACGCCGCCGTCGACGACGCACACGCCGCCATGCGGCTGCTTGCTGACTTCCATATG AGCTGGCAAGACAGCCGCATAACATGGAACGCTTCAGAGTGGGGCTGCGAGTGGGCGCTGACGTCGGTGGAGCGGCTGTGGCGGCCGGACGTGGCGCTGGTgaacgcggcggcggcgcgggcgccggtGGAGCCCCTGCGGGCGCGGGTCACCAGCGCCGGCGCCGTCAGCTGGGTGGACAGACTCGACGTCGCCATCCCCATTTCCATGGACCTCGGCGACTGGCCCAGAGATATACAGACCGGCGTCTTCAAATTCGCCTCCCGCGAGCACACCGCTGATGAAATTGACATCACTATCGACCTGGATGATGTACAG TACGCGACAGTGTTCGAGTCGGGCGCGTGGGAGATAGTGACGCTGGGtggcgcggcgctggcgtcgcaAGCCACGGAggcgggcgcgcggcgcgtaGCCACTTGGTCGTTGGCGCTGCGGCGGCGGGCGCCGGCGCTGGCTGCGGGCGTGCACGTGGCTGCCGCCGCtgcgctgctgctgctgctggcaGCCGCCATCATGCCACCGGATGTCCGCGTGCCTgtcgccgctgccgccgccttCACCCTCGCTATATG GCTGGAGGGCGCTGTGTGGCAGGTGGGCGGCGGGTCGTGCCCGCGCGCTGTGCACCTGCTGGGCGCGCTGTGCGGCGTGAGCGGTGCGggcgcagcggcggcggcgctggtGGCGCGGGTGGCGAGGCTGGCTGCGCCACCGCCCGCGCGGCTGCGCCCTCTGCTGCTGGCGGCCAGCAGGCTGGCCGTGCTGTCGCCGCCGCCTGAG GGTTCGGAGGGCGAGTGCGGCACGTGggtggcggcggcgcggctgcTGGACGCCGCGCTGCTGGCGGTGCTGGCGCTGGCGCTGCTCGTCATACTGTGCCTCTACCTGTAG
- the LOC126368299 gene encoding reticulon-3-B isoform X5: protein MGSGNDDAITYAWFDPQRLHPEVESLIYWRNAARSGGALGAGLALLVALACCSVVSVLAYVSLLALSAAVAFRVYKNVLQAVQKTNEGHPFKWLLEQDLALPADRAQALAAAATAHLNAGVAELRRLFLVEDLVDSLKFGVLLWCLTYVGACFNGITLIILGWIALFTLPKAYEMNKAQVDANLELARAKINEITAKVRAAVPLGRKSESEKDK from the exons TGGAGTCTCTGATCTACTGGCGGAACGCGGCGCGGTCGGGCGGCGCGCTGGGCGCGGGGCTGGCGCTGCTGGTGGCGCTGGCGTGCTGCTCCGTGGTGTCGGTGCTGGCCTACGTGTCGCTGCTGGCGCTGTCCGCCGCCGTCGCCTTCCGCGTCTACAAGAACGTGCTGCAGGCCGTGCAGAAGACCAACGAGGGACATCCCTTCAA GTGGCTGCTGGAGCAGGATCTGGCGCTGCCGGCGGACCGCGCGCAGGCGCTGGCGGCGGCCGCCACGGCGCACCTCAACGCCGGCGTGGCCGAGCTGCGCAG GCTATTCCTGGTTGAAGACCTGGTGGACTCGCTGAAGTTCGGAGTGCTCCTGTGGTGCCTCACGTACGTCGGCGCCTGCTTCAACGGGATCACGCTTATTATTCTCG GGTGGATAGCGCTGTTCACTCTGCCGAAGGCGTACGAGATGAACAAGGCGCAGGTGGACGCCAACCTGGAGCTGGCGCGGGCCAAGATCAACGAAATCACCGCCAA GGTGCGAGCAGCAGTGCCGCTGGGCAGGAAGTCTGAGAGTGAGAAGGACAAGTAG
- the LOC126368299 gene encoding reticulon-3-B isoform X7, with protein MGSGNDDAITLESLIYWRNAARSGGALGAGLALLVALACCSVVSVLAYVSLLALSAAVAFRVYKNVLQAVQKTNEGHPFKWLLEQDLALPADRAQALAAAATAHLNAGVAELRRLFLVEDLVDSLKFGVLLWCLTYVGACFNGITLIILGWIALFTLPKAYEMNKAQVDANLELARAKINEITAKVRAAVPLGRKSESEKDK; from the exons TGGAGTCTCTGATCTACTGGCGGAACGCGGCGCGGTCGGGCGGCGCGCTGGGCGCGGGGCTGGCGCTGCTGGTGGCGCTGGCGTGCTGCTCCGTGGTGTCGGTGCTGGCCTACGTGTCGCTGCTGGCGCTGTCCGCCGCCGTCGCCTTCCGCGTCTACAAGAACGTGCTGCAGGCCGTGCAGAAGACCAACGAGGGACATCCCTTCAA GTGGCTGCTGGAGCAGGATCTGGCGCTGCCGGCGGACCGCGCGCAGGCGCTGGCGGCGGCCGCCACGGCGCACCTCAACGCCGGCGTGGCCGAGCTGCGCAG GCTATTCCTGGTTGAAGACCTGGTGGACTCGCTGAAGTTCGGAGTGCTCCTGTGGTGCCTCACGTACGTCGGCGCCTGCTTCAACGGGATCACGCTTATTATTCTCG GGTGGATAGCGCTGTTCACTCTGCCGAAGGCGTACGAGATGAACAAGGCGCAGGTGGACGCCAACCTGGAGCTGGCGCGGGCCAAGATCAACGAAATCACCGCCAA GGTGCGAGCAGCAGTGCCGCTGGGCAGGAAGTCTGAGAGTGAGAAGGACAAGTAG
- the LOC126368550 gene encoding solute carrier family 52, riboflavin transporter, member 3-A isoform X3, whose protein sequence is MWGAPRRLALDALLAGWGLGTWLGVNGLYVQLPLLVERLPEGWALPASMALAVQLANVGLLLYALLRRLLPRVSDSPYIYALLAVGTLALVINAFVYTHTTHMFGADRSLAFLVLTFCAALVGCTSSVLFYPYLRHFRDVYLATYLVGEGLSGFVPSLLALAQGVGGDPECVVGEDGVLWAVQPPPRFGSGVFLLLLGALSATSLASFAAVDRSHAFASERVAPAAAAKDEEATAPRAQLLGGRWVAVLALMVALNALANGVLPSVQSYSCMPYGAQAYHLAAALGAMANPAACLAGVWLRPASPRALAALLLALLPSLGYILATALLSPAPPLRDQTVGVIVIVLCWVWTVGAVSYARMWVYGWARSGGARGMRACGVATQLGSAAGSLLLFALVNYTGLFTQPDQCPALTTNFTKQNAM, encoded by the exons ATGTGGGGCGCACCGCGGCGGCTGGCGCTGGACGCGCTGCTGGCGGGCTGGGGGCTGGGCACGTGGCTGGGGGTCAACGGGCTGTACGTGCAGCTGCCGCTGCTGGTGGAGCGCCTGCCCGAGGGCTGGGCGCTGCCCGCGTCCATGGCGCTGGCGGTGCAGCTGGCCAACGTAGGGCTGCTGCTGTACGCGCTGCTGCGGCGCCTGCTGCCGCGCGTGTCCGACTCGCCCTACATCTACGCGCTGCTGGCGGTGGGCACGCTGGCGCTCGTCATCAACGCCTTCGTGTACACGCACACCACGCATATGTTCGGCGCCGACCGCTCGCTCGCCTTTCTTGTGCTAACATTCTGCGCAGCGCTCGTCGGCTGCACCAGCTCGGTGCTGTTCTACCCGTACCTGCGCCACTTCCGCGACGTGTACCTCGCCACGTACCTCGTCGGGGAGGGGCTCAGCGGGTTCGTGCCCAGCCTGTTGGCGCTTGCGCAGGGTGTGGGCGGCGACCCGGAGTGCGTGGTGGGCGAGGACGGAGTGCTTTGGGCCGTGCAGCCTCCGCCGCGGTTCGGGTCTGGCGTGTTCCTGCTGCTGCTGGGCGCGCTGTCGGCCACCAGCCTCGCCAGCTTCGCGGCCGTGGACCGCAGCCACGCCTTCGCGTCGGAGCGCGTGGCGCCGGCCGCCGCGGCCAAGGACGAGGAGGCCACGGCGCCGCGCGCCCAGCTGCTGGGCGGCCGCTGGGTGGCCGTGCTGGCGCTCATGGTTGCGCTCAACGCGCTGGCCAACGGCGTGCTGCCGTCCGTGCAGTCGTACTCGTGCATGCCGTACGGGGCGCAGGCCTACCACCTGGCGGCGGCGCTGGGCGCCATGGCCAACCCGGCCGCGTGCCTGGCGGGCGTGTGGCTGCGGCCGGCGTCGCCGCGGGCGCTGGCGGCGCTGCTGCTGGCGTTGCTGCCGTCGCTCGGGTACATCCTGGCTACGGCGCTGCTCAGCCCGGCGCCGCCGCTGCGAGACCAGACCGTAGGAGTCATTGTTATT GTGTTGTGCTGGGTGTGGACGGTGGGCGCGGTGTCGTACGCCCGCATGTGGGTGTACGGCTGGGCGCGCAGCGGGGGCGCCCGCGGCATGAGGGCGTGCGGCGTGGCCACGCAGCTGGGGTCGGCCGCGGGCTCGCTGCTGCTATTCGCGCTCGTCAACTACACGGGACTCTTCACGCAGCCCGACCAGTGCCCCGCACTGACGACGAACTTTACAAAGCAAAATGCAATGTAA
- the LOC126368263 gene encoding ionotropic receptor 75a-like: protein MGKVECRFSAGIPDHYRLQWKLYRLALCPRRTMLLNKFIFLFFASKKLSLLTAFLCWRADDDDDDYQLPQSGKSSSEADEEDLPHQTCRGSHLQARPVESENEDILSDENSKSDARPGSISPKDCDEVKELMAAGSRAGVRVRIETDLSAARVPAAAGLRREGVLLDAACAGADRVLQQVLTPSMTASESRAFHYRHTWLVLHNDSSSLGDVLSEAQILPDGDVTWSTPEQLVDVYRVKVGRPLVLTRWAVDRAAAAGLPQYWARQPTTVARRKDLQGVTLPSATIISQPQHFRGWQDLTARQIDTYPKVTYPLMMLLAEDLHFRHNMRQVDLYGVERNGSFDGLAGFLQRRDVELGVASIFMRGDRWRVLDYVAETIVLRCFFIFRQPAQAAVTNVFVLPFSGGVWAAAAGLCAGAALLLAGLGAWARRARDHGDQADPALLLVTPGEAYTFAIGVICQQGFHVTPALVSARLVMYSALLLALFAFTAYSAKIVAILQAPSSALRTIADLERSTIALAVQETTYKKTYFAESNDPATQRLYRRKLLPLGERAYMSVVDGIARVRTEFFAFQVEESAGYDVVIRTFTEREKCALQEVPAFTLPMVAVPIRKLSGYRELLAARLRWQRETGLMSRERHIWMASRPRCDAGAGGFASVSIQDVLPCVQVLAIGALLSTVFLAAECFVHRLKRR, encoded by the exons ATGGGAAAAGTGGAGTGCCGCTTTAGTGCAGGGATCCCAG ATCATTACAGGCTGCAGTGGAAGTTATACAGGTTGGCGCTGTGTCCACGCCGCACTATGCTGCTGAACAAATTTATATTCCTGTTCTTTGCGTCTAAGAAGCTGAGCCTGCTCACCGCCTTCCTGTGCTGGCGTGCAG acgacgacgacgacgattACCAACTACCTCAATCAGGAAAATCTTCAAGTGAGGCTGATGAAGAGGATTTACCGCACCAGACATGTCGTGGCTCTCATTTACAAGCTAGACCTGTTGAGAGTGAAAACGAGGATATATTATCGGATGAAAATTCAAAGTCTGACGCTCGTCCTGGATCAATTAGTCCGAAAGATTGTG ATGAGGTGAAAGAGCTCATGGCGGCGGGTAGTCGTGCGGGGGTGCGTGTGCGCATAGAGACGGATTTGTCAGCGGCGCGCGTACCCGCGGCCGCCGGCCTGCGGCGGGAGGGCGTGCTGCTCGACGCGGCCTGCGCCGGCGCCGACCGCGTGCTGCAGCAGGTACTTACACCATCGATGACA GCGTCGGAGAGCCGCGCGTTCCACTACCGGCACACGTGGCTGGTGCTGCACAACGACAGCTCCTCGCTGGGGGACGTGCTCTCCGAGGCGCAGATCCTGCCGGACGGCGACGTCACGTGGTCCACGCCGGAGCAGCTGGTGGACGTGTACCGTGTCAAGGTGGGCCGCCCACTAGTCCTCACCCGCTGGGCGGTGGACCGGGCCGCGGCGGCGGGGCTCCCACAGTACTGGGCTCGCCAGCCCACCACCGTCGCCAGGAGGAAGGACCTCCAAGGAGTGACTCTGCCGTCAGCTACTATA ATCAGCCAGCCGCAGCACTTCCGGGGTTGGCAGGACCTGACCGCGCGGCAGATCGACACCTACCCTAAGGTCACCTACCCGCTGATGATGCTGCTCGCTGAAGACCTACACTTTag ACACAACATGCGTCAAGTGGACCTGTACGGCGTGGAGCGCAACGGGTCCTTCGACGGGCTGGCGGGGTTCCTGCAGCGGCGCGACGTGGAGCTGGGCGTCGCGTCCATCTTCATGCGCGGCGACCGCTGGCGCGTGCTCGACTACGTCGCCGAGACCATCGTGCTCAGGT GCTTCTTCATCTTCCGGCAGCCGGCGCAGGCGGCAGTGACCAACGTGTTCGTGCTGCCGTTCAGCGGCGGTGtgtgggcggcggcggcgggactgtgcgccggcgccgcgctgTTGCTAGCGGGTCTGGGCGCgtgggcgcggcgggcgcgtgACCACGGCGACCAGGCCGACCCCGCGCTGCTGCTCGTCACGCCCGGGGAAGCTTATACTTTTGCTATCGGCGTCATTTGTCAACAAG GGTTCCACGTGACGCCGGCGCTGGTGTCGGCGCGGCTGGTGATGTACTCGGCGCTGCTGCTCGCGTTGTTCGCGTTCACGGCGTACTCGGCCAAGATCGTCGCCATCCTGCAGGCCCCGTCCTCGGCGCTGCGCACCATCGCCGACCTCGAGCGCTCTACCATCGCGCTCGCCGTCCAGGAGACCACCTACAAGAAAACATACTTCGCG GAGAGCAACGACCCGGCGACGCAGCGGCTGTACCGCAGGAAGCTGCTGCCGCTGGGCGAGCGCGCCTACATGAGCGTGGTGGACGGCATCGCGCGCGTGCGCACCGAGTTCTTCGCCTTCCAG GTGGAGGAGAGCGCTGGCTACGACGTGGTCATCCGCACGTTCACGGAGCGGGAGAAGTGCGCGCTGCAGGAGGTGCCGGCGTTCACGCTGCCCATGGTGGCCGTGCCCATCCGCAAGCTGTCCGGGTACCGCGAGCTGCTCGCGGCCAG GTTGCGGTGGCAGCGCGAGACGGGTCTGATGTCGCGCGAGCGCCACATCTGGATGGCCAGCAGGCCGCGCTGCGACGCCGGCGCCGGCGGGTTTGCCAGCGTCTCCATACAGGACGTGCTGCCCTGCGTACAG GTGTTGGCAATAGGCGCTCTTCTGTCGACGGTGTTTCTTGCTGCGGAATGCTTCGTGCATAGATTAAAACGGAGATAG